One stretch of Pigmentiphaga aceris DNA includes these proteins:
- a CDS encoding SDR family NAD(P)-dependent oxidoreductase yields the protein MNTTYLSETFGLSGRVACVTGSAAGLGFAIARHLGLAGARVIVTDLDAARCAEAVTALQTEGIDACSAVFDVSNADAVRNAFVALAADGWEPDILVCNAGNQNRQPVTEMPVAAWQSLFDVHVNGTFHCVQAALPAMQRKGFGRIVIMSSVAGQACMPGIAAYASAKGALAAFTRALSVEYGPSGITANALAPGFVRTQFTRGLQEREGFDSFLQTAVPLGRWGEPADIAPAVVYLTSRAASFVNGHVLAIDGGMLARM from the coding sequence ATGAACACCACTTATCTGAGTGAAACATTCGGCCTGAGCGGACGTGTCGCGTGCGTGACGGGCAGTGCGGCCGGCCTGGGGTTTGCCATCGCCAGGCACCTTGGCCTGGCAGGTGCGCGCGTGATCGTGACGGACCTGGACGCCGCGCGTTGTGCCGAGGCGGTCACCGCCTTGCAAACAGAAGGGATCGACGCATGCAGTGCGGTATTCGATGTGTCGAATGCCGATGCGGTGCGCAATGCCTTTGTGGCATTGGCTGCCGATGGGTGGGAGCCGGACATCCTGGTATGCAACGCCGGCAATCAGAACCGCCAGCCAGTCACCGAGATGCCTGTCGCGGCTTGGCAATCCCTGTTCGATGTGCATGTGAACGGCACCTTCCACTGCGTGCAGGCGGCGCTGCCCGCCATGCAACGCAAAGGCTTCGGGCGCATCGTGATCATGTCTTCCGTGGCTGGGCAGGCTTGCATGCCGGGTATTGCTGCATACGCCTCCGCGAAGGGTGCACTGGCGGCATTTACCCGCGCCTTGTCGGTGGAATACGGGCCGTCCGGGATCACCGCCAATGCGCTGGCACCGGGATTTGTGCGCACGCAATTCACACGTGGTTTGCAGGAGCGAGAGGGCTTCGACAGCTTCCTGCAAACAGCAGTGCCGCTCGGACGCTGGGGCGAACCAGCGGACATCGCGCCAGCTGTTGTTTACCTGACATCGCGTGCAGCATCGTTTGTAAACGGTCATGTGCTGGCGATCGATGGCGGCATGCTTGCGCGGATGTAG
- a CDS encoding SDR family oxidoreductase: MNTAGDDKRDEQAAAAPLRVMISAGASGLGLGMAQAFVGQGAHVQLCDISQTAIDAALPQLGERAGAMLADVSDPAAVDAWFEHALRALGGVDVLINNAGIAGPTARIEDIASEAWDQTMAVNVRSQYLCVRRAIGALRASDRATIINMSSVAGRLGYPLRTPYAASKWAVVGLTQSLALELGEDNITVNAILPGIVDSERSRVVTQAKAQARGVTVAEMEASILANVALHRKVPVDDVAATALFLASPAGRSFTGQSFNVCAGIQTLL; encoded by the coding sequence ATGAACACAGCAGGAGATGACAAGCGGGACGAGCAAGCTGCCGCAGCGCCACTGCGCGTCATGATCAGCGCCGGTGCTTCGGGGCTTGGGCTGGGCATGGCGCAGGCTTTCGTGGGGCAGGGGGCGCATGTGCAGCTGTGCGACATATCGCAGACGGCAATCGATGCCGCATTGCCGCAGTTGGGCGAGCGGGCGGGCGCGATGTTGGCTGATGTCAGTGATCCAGCCGCCGTCGATGCGTGGTTCGAGCATGCCTTGCGTGCGCTTGGCGGCGTGGATGTGCTGATCAACAACGCGGGCATTGCCGGGCCGACGGCGCGCATCGAAGACATTGCGTCTGAGGCCTGGGATCAGACGATGGCGGTCAATGTACGCAGCCAGTACCTGTGCGTACGGCGTGCCATCGGCGCGCTTCGTGCATCTGACCGTGCCACGATCATCAACATGAGTTCGGTCGCCGGGCGGCTTGGTTATCCGCTGCGCACGCCCTACGCCGCATCGAAGTGGGCCGTGGTCGGCCTGACCCAAAGCCTGGCGCTGGAACTGGGCGAGGACAACATCACCGTCAACGCCATCTTGCCGGGTATTGTCGACAGCGAACGTTCGCGCGTGGTGACGCAGGCCAAGGCACAGGCGCGCGGCGTGACCGTCGCCGAGATGGAAGCGTCCATCCTGGCCAATGTGGCCTTGCACCGCAAGGTGCCGGTAGACGATGTCGCCGCCACAGCACTCTTCTTGGCGTCTCCTGCCGGGCGCAGTTTCACCGGCCAGAGCTTCAATGTCTGCGCAGGCATACAAACCCTTTTGTGA
- a CDS encoding SDR family NAD(P)-dependent oxidoreductase, producing MTELQALPHDLTNHRVLITGACGGIGQAVATLFARLGATLVLTDHVDLTPGFLETLQQPAQGAHVFVKADLRDRAVIEALVNEHSPLQAAVLNAGVFDIADWNQDDWDEHLEAAIAVNLAAPLHLARALLPGMKAQAYGRIALVGSIAAYTGGTFAHAPLHYAASKGALHTAMRWLARRAAPHVMVNAVAPGAIATRMVAAADPASLAGLPVPRFGRPEEIAWPLAFLCSPGASFVCGATLDVNGGSYMR from the coding sequence TTACCGGCGCATGCGGCGGAATCGGCCAGGCGGTCGCCACCTTGTTTGCCCGTCTGGGAGCAACGCTGGTGTTGACCGACCACGTGGATCTGACCCCTGGTTTTCTGGAAACGCTGCAGCAGCCTGCCCAAGGCGCGCATGTGTTTGTGAAAGCCGACCTGCGGGACCGTGCGGTGATCGAGGCCTTGGTCAACGAACACAGCCCCTTGCAGGCGGCAGTATTGAACGCTGGGGTGTTCGATATTGCCGACTGGAATCAAGATGATTGGGACGAACACCTTGAGGCCGCCATTGCTGTGAATCTGGCTGCGCCGCTGCATCTGGCGCGTGCCTTGTTGCCTGGCATGAAGGCACAGGCTTATGGCCGTATTGCCTTGGTGGGATCGATTGCCGCCTACACCGGCGGCACGTTTGCCCACGCCCCCTTGCACTACGCAGCATCCAAGGGTGCCTTGCACACGGCCATGCGCTGGCTGGCGCGCCGTGCAGCGCCCCACGTGATGGTGAATGCAGTTGCACCCGGTGCCATTGCCACGCGGATGGTGGCTGCCGCTGACCCGGCCAGCCTGGCTGGTCTGCCCGTTCCGCGCTTCGGCAGGCCCGAAGAAATAGCGTGGCCACTGGCTTTCCTGTGTTCGCCCGGTGCCAGTTTTGTGTGTGGTGCCACCTTGGACGTCAACGGTGGTTCTTACATGCGGTAG